In the genome of Mycteria americana isolate JAX WOST 10 ecotype Jacksonville Zoo and Gardens chromosome 7, USCA_MyAme_1.0, whole genome shotgun sequence, one region contains:
- the GPR171 gene encoding G-protein coupled receptor 171, giving the protein MSSNVSQCHVGKEMEPFTYFYYLIFLMGFIGSCFALWAFTQKDQKQKCMSIYLINLLTADFLLTLALPVKIIVDLGVASWKLRIFHCQVTACFIYLNMYLSIIFLGFVSMDRCLQLTHSSKVYRIQGPGFAKMLSAVVWTMVLLITVPNMAIPIKTIEERPGAGCIDFKTKFGRDWHVFTNFICTAIFLNFSAVILISNFLVVRQLYRNKYSESYANVKKTLINILLVTAGYLLCFVPYHIVRIPYTLSQTDTITSCSLKQALFKAKESTLLFAVSNLCFDPILYYHLSKSFRLKFTETFAAPKEATVLTDKEVQHRSEQQLQTY; this is encoded by the coding sequence ATGTCAAGCAATGTTTCGCAATGCCATGTCGGTAAAGAAATGGAACCTTTTACCTATTTTTACTACTTGATTTTTCTTATGGGATTTATTGGAAGTTGTTTCGCACTATGGGCATTCACACAAAAagatcagaaacagaaatgtatgAGCATCTACTTAATTAACCTCTTAACAGCGGATTTTTTGTTGACTTTGGCCTTGCCAGTAAAGATTATTGTTGACCTAGGAGTTGCGTCCTGGAAACTGAGAATATTCCACTGTCAAGTTACAGCCTGTTTCATCTACCTGAACATGTATTTATCAATTATATTTCTGGGATTTGTAAGCATGGATCGTTGCCTTCAGCTAACACACAGTTCTAAGGTCTACCGCATTCAAGGGCCTGGATTTGCCAAGATGTTGTCTGCAGTCGTATGGACAATGGTTCTCCTTATAACGGTGCCTAACATGGCTATTCCAATAAAAACCATTGAAGAAAGACCTGGTGCAGGATGTAtcgatttcaaaacaaaatttggaAGAGACTGGCACGTGTTTACTAATTTCATATGCACAGCGATATTCCTGAATTTTTCAGCTGTGATACTGATTTCCAATTTCCTTGTTGTTAGACAACTCTACCGAAACAAATACAGCGAGAGTTACGCAAATGTGAAGAAAACCCTCATCAACATACTGCTCGTAACTGCAGGCTACCTGCTGTGTTTCGTTCCATACCACATTGTTCGTATCCCCTACACTTTGAGCCAAACTGATACCATAACCAGCTGCTCTCTGAAACAAGCTCTCTTCAAAGCTAAAGAATCTACCTTGCTGTTTGCAGTATCAAACCTCTGTTTTGACCCTATTCTGTATTACCATCTTTCCAAATCATTCAGACTGAAATTTACTGAGACTTTTGCAGCACCCAAAGAGGCAACGGTTTTGACAGACAAAGAGGTACAACACAGAAGCGAACAGCAGCTGCAAACGTACTGA